One genomic window of Roseobacter ponti includes the following:
- the malQ gene encoding 4-alpha-glucanotransferase has product MTADETLSALCDLVGVFPEFVDLDGVTRPILPETKRALLRADGLEVDTDREVAETLAGLRAEAEAAWLPQDVVLACDQRAVLRPAGAPDWHVLAENSGAVLAEGHTQDGVISLPPLPSGVHLLHLAQGGQTQQICLISAPSTTPGLRDMGAGDKTWGVVAALYGLHSARNPGPGDFADLAGLARGLGAQGAQFLGINPVHAPGWADEGTISPYSPTHRGFLNTTHIAAQNLEGVTPRQQDSARGPLIDYPQHRVWQRASLRDAWQHFCDHATDNQRRAFEAFCAEGGAALQDFALFEALSETHGADWRHWPAGLQTPAGAIAGGGAPDTRFHLWLQWIADAQLGAAQSEARAAGMALGLYLDLAVGARRGGAEAWSGQDAVAAGVSVGAPPDQLSPAGQNWQLAGFAPRKLRAARYAPLRQVLAQSMRHAGLLRIDHVLGMNRSFWIPDDGSPGGYIRQPFGPLLAIVAIEAQRAGTAVVGEDLGLVPPGFREEMAGRGLYGYTVLQYEKTDRHSFRDPADLRPQSLACFGTHDTPTLQGYWTGHDIDWWQELGWIGQENVAGARADRDLEKAALPGDGDTSRRDAIHSALAEGATAMVAVQLDDVLDVREAQNLPGTTHEHPNWQRRYPLPVAEIAADARLAGTAVIMARAGRSAAHNDIEREENQ; this is encoded by the coding sequence ATGACAGCAGACGAGACCCTCAGCGCTCTCTGCGATCTGGTCGGCGTCTTCCCGGAGTTTGTCGATCTTGATGGTGTGACACGCCCCATCCTGCCCGAAACAAAGCGTGCTCTGCTGCGCGCGGACGGCCTTGAGGTGGATACGGACCGTGAGGTCGCTGAAACACTGGCCGGGCTGCGCGCCGAAGCTGAGGCAGCCTGGCTGCCACAGGATGTTGTGCTCGCTTGTGACCAGCGGGCAGTGCTGCGTCCGGCCGGTGCGCCGGACTGGCATGTCCTGGCCGAAAACAGCGGCGCGGTTCTGGCCGAAGGGCATACGCAGGACGGGGTCATCAGCCTGCCACCGCTGCCCTCAGGCGTACATCTGCTGCACCTTGCGCAGGGCGGCCAGACGCAGCAGATCTGTCTTATAAGCGCGCCTTCTACCACGCCGGGACTGCGGGACATGGGCGCGGGCGATAAAACATGGGGCGTTGTGGCGGCGCTTTACGGTCTGCATTCCGCGCGCAATCCGGGGCCAGGGGATTTTGCCGATCTTGCCGGTCTTGCGCGGGGTCTGGGCGCGCAGGGCGCGCAGTTCCTGGGCATCAATCCGGTGCACGCCCCGGGCTGGGCGGATGAAGGCACAATCAGCCCCTATTCACCGACCCACCGCGGCTTTCTGAACACGACACATATCGCCGCGCAGAACCTTGAAGGGGTGACCCCGCGCCAGCAGGACAGCGCTCGGGGCCCGCTGATTGATTACCCGCAACACCGGGTCTGGCAACGGGCCTCCCTGCGCGACGCCTGGCAGCATTTCTGTGATCACGCGACCGATAACCAGCGCCGCGCATTCGAAGCCTTCTGCGCCGAAGGCGGCGCGGCGCTGCAGGATTTTGCGCTCTTTGAGGCGCTGAGTGAGACCCATGGTGCCGACTGGCGGCACTGGCCCGCCGGTCTGCAGACCCCTGCCGGGGCCATAGCCGGGGGCGGGGCGCCGGACACCCGGTTTCACCTCTGGCTGCAATGGATCGCTGATGCGCAGCTTGGTGCCGCACAGTCAGAGGCACGGGCGGCCGGCATGGCGCTGGGGCTTTATCTTGACCTGGCCGTGGGTGCGCGGCGTGGCGGTGCCGAGGCCTGGTCAGGCCAGGATGCAGTGGCCGCCGGTGTTTCGGTTGGTGCGCCCCCCGATCAGCTCAGCCCGGCAGGACAGAACTGGCAGCTTGCAGGCTTTGCCCCTCGTAAACTGCGCGCGGCCCGCTACGCACCGCTGCGCCAGGTGCTGGCGCAGTCCATGCGCCATGCGGGCCTTTTGCGCATCGATCACGTGCTTGGCATGAACCGCAGCTTCTGGATCCCCGATGATGGCAGCCCGGGCGGGTACATCCGCCAGCCTTTCGGCCCGCTGCTGGCAATCGTCGCGATTGAGGCACAGCGCGCCGGTACAGCAGTGGTAGGCGAGGATCTGGGGCTGGTGCCGCCCGGCTTCCGTGAGGAAATGGCCGGTCGCGGATTATATGGCTATACCGTGCTGCAATATGAAAAGACGGACCGGCACAGCTTTCGTGACCCCGCAGATCTGCGCCCGCAGTCGCTGGCCTGTTTCGGCACACACGACACGCCCACGCTGCAGGGATACTGGACAGGGCACGACATCGACTGGTGGCAGGAACTGGGATGGATCGGGCAGGAGAATGTCGCCGGCGCCCGGGCCGACCGCGACCTTGAGAAAGCAGCACTGCCGGGAGACGGGGACACGTCGCGCCGCGATGCGATCCACAGTGCCCTGGCAGAAGGGGCCACCGCGATGGTCGCGGTACAGCTTGATGATGTGCTTGATGTGCGCGAGGCTCAGAACCTGCCAGGCACCACGCACGAGCACCCTAACTGGCAGCGGCGCTATCCGCTGCCCGTCGCAGAGATCGCCGCCGATGCACGGCTCGCCGGAACAGCCGTGATTATGGCGCGGGCCGGACGGTCCGCTGCGCACAATGACATTGAAAGAGAGGAAAACCAATGA
- the glgX gene encoding glycogen debranching protein GlgX → MNTQITGGSPHRLGAHPDGDGVNFAVFSANADSIELCLFSEDGSRETARLTLPERTGDIWHGHVAGLFPGALYGYRVHGAYAPERGHRFNPNKLLLDPYTREMHGSWAHNPAILGYDKSSGAGDLSFSAVDSAAFVPRSVVSDPAHFEIIRDHPDTPWEETLIYEAHAKGLTRRHPDVAEAVQGTYEGLASNAIIDHLHRIGVTAIELLPVHSFLNDGFLLDRGLSNYWGYNTIGFFAPEPRYFGPAGIAGFRDMVARFHAAGIEVILDVVYNHTAEGDHRGPTICYRGLDNASYYRLIKGQPRYYVNDTGTGNTVDVSNPYVLRMVLDSLRFWVQNMGVDGFRFDLATTLGRESHGFDPRGGFFDAIRQDPVLAGVKLIAEPWDIGPGGYRLGEYPPPFAEWNDAYRDTVRRFWKGDAHSAQELGARLTGSAGEFDRDGRRSWSSVNFLAAHDGFTLADITAYNRRHNEANKEKNQDGHNANHSDNCGVEGGTDDEDVLERRRRRQRNMMATLFLSQGTPMILAGDETGNSQGGNNNAYCQDNAISWIDWPAADDAMTAFFAELSAFRRAHPAVRQPRFLHAATRSGDGLPDVDWRGFDGGTLNWRDPGLSCLCVTYRGSGEAPEHAVTDDTVFAIFNREEGPAEVSIPGAPAGFEWYVAVDTSRDTPDIDAFSDPEMTVEGPAVVALALRDTGAGPA, encoded by the coding sequence GTGAACACTCAGATAACAGGCGGCTCACCGCACCGGCTCGGGGCGCACCCCGACGGCGACGGCGTGAACTTTGCCGTCTTTTCGGCCAATGCCGACAGCATAGAACTCTGCCTCTTTTCTGAGGACGGCAGCCGGGAAACCGCACGGCTGACACTGCCGGAGCGGACCGGCGACATCTGGCACGGGCATGTGGCCGGGCTGTTCCCCGGTGCGCTTTATGGCTACCGCGTTCATGGGGCCTATGCGCCGGAACGGGGGCACCGGTTCAACCCCAACAAACTGCTGCTTGACCCCTATACCCGTGAGATGCACGGCAGCTGGGCGCACAATCCGGCCATTCTCGGCTATGATAAATCCTCCGGAGCGGGTGATCTGTCGTTTTCTGCAGTTGATTCCGCAGCCTTCGTGCCGCGCTCGGTGGTCTCGGATCCGGCGCACTTCGAGATTATCCGCGATCACCCCGATACGCCCTGGGAAGAAACACTGATCTATGAGGCCCACGCCAAAGGACTGACGCGCCGGCACCCGGATGTGGCAGAGGCCGTGCAGGGCACATATGAGGGGCTCGCGTCCAACGCGATCATCGACCATCTGCACCGGATTGGTGTCACGGCGATCGAGCTTTTGCCGGTGCATTCCTTTCTTAATGACGGGTTTCTGCTCGACCGCGGGCTCAGCAATTACTGGGGCTACAACACGATCGGCTTTTTTGCCCCCGAGCCGCGTTATTTCGGGCCGGCGGGTATCGCCGGTTTCCGCGATATGGTGGCGCGCTTTCATGCCGCCGGCATCGAGGTCATTCTCGACGTGGTTTATAATCACACTGCCGAGGGCGATCACCGCGGCCCGACGATCTGTTACCGCGGGCTTGACAACGCGTCTTATTACCGCCTCATCAAGGGACAGCCACGCTATTACGTGAACGACACCGGCACCGGTAATACTGTCGATGTGTCAAACCCTTACGTGCTGCGTATGGTGCTCGACAGCCTGCGGTTCTGGGTGCAGAACATGGGTGTTGACGGCTTTCGGTTCGATCTGGCCACAACACTTGGCCGCGAGAGCCATGGCTTTGATCCGCGCGGAGGGTTTTTCGATGCCATCCGCCAGGACCCGGTGCTCGCAGGCGTCAAGCTGATTGCCGAGCCCTGGGATATCGGCCCCGGCGGGTACCGACTGGGAGAGTATCCACCGCCCTTTGCCGAATGGAATGATGCCTATCGCGACACGGTCCGGCGCTTCTGGAAGGGCGACGCGCACAGTGCGCAGGAACTGGGCGCGCGGCTGACCGGATCGGCGGGCGAGTTCGACCGCGACGGGCGACGGTCCTGGTCGTCGGTCAATTTTCTGGCAGCACATGATGGCTTCACCCTTGCCGATATCACCGCCTACAACCGTCGCCACAATGAGGCGAACAAAGAGAAAAACCAGGACGGGCACAACGCCAACCATTCTGACAACTGCGGTGTCGAAGGCGGCACAGACGATGAAGACGTTCTGGAAAGACGCAGGCGGCGCCAGCGCAATATGATGGCGACGCTGTTTTTATCGCAGGGCACTCCGATGATCCTGGCGGGTGACGAGACCGGCAATTCGCAGGGTGGCAACAACAACGCGTATTGCCAGGATAACGCGATATCATGGATCGACTGGCCGGCCGCGGATGACGCGATGACTGCGTTTTTTGCAGAGCTCTCCGCGTTCCGGCGGGCGCATCCTGCCGTGCGCCAGCCGCGTTTCCTGCATGCGGCGACACGGTCCGGTGACGGGTTGCCGGATGTGGATTGGCGCGGGTTCGACGGGGGCACACTGAACTGGCGGGACCCGGGGCTGTCCTGCCTCTGTGTGACCTATCGCGGATCGGGCGAAGCGCCGGAGCATGCCGTCACCGATGACACGGTCTTTGCCATCTTTAACCGCGAAGAGGGACCTGCAGAAGTCAGCATCCCGGGCGCGCCGGCAGGCTTTGAGTGGTACGTTGCCGTGGATACCAGCCGCGATACACCGGACATTGATGCATTCAGCGACCCTGAGATGACCGTCGAAGGCCCGGCGGTCGTGGCGCTGGCGCTGCGTGACACAGGTGCCGGTCCGGCATGA
- the glgA gene encoding glycogen synthase GlgA has product MKVLFVASECAPFVKTGGLADVIGAVPGALKPLGAEARVMLPAYPALKALVKGGTEVWQSADLMGGPATLVAASAEGMDLLLLDAPHLYDRAGSIYLGPDGADWPDNAQRFAALSQVAAEVATGAAERWRPDVVHAHDWQAGLIPAYLSQQAGVVPPTLMTIHNIAFQGLFDPALMPELGLDERHFDREGAEFWGRLGFLKAGLAMCDAITTVSPTYARELMTPEFGMGLEGLLQARAGDLTGILNGIDTDVWNPETDGALTAGYSAKALKNKTRNRKTVLTRFDLDKNPTGPLFCVISRLTTQKGLDLLLDAVPALVARGARLAVLGSGDKDLEAGFVAASHRHPGSVGVIIGYDEPLSHLMQGGSDAILIPSRFEPCGLTQLYGMRYGTLPVVARTGGLADTVIDANEAALTAGVATGVQFAPVTAQALIHAVTRTCDLFAQPRVWTGMMRRAMRHPVGWDTSASAYMDLYEALRQRG; this is encoded by the coding sequence GTGAAGGTCCTTTTCGTCGCGTCCGAATGCGCGCCCTTTGTCAAAACCGGCGGGCTGGCTGATGTGATCGGCGCCGTGCCGGGCGCACTGAAGCCGCTGGGCGCTGAGGCGCGGGTGATGCTGCCGGCCTACCCGGCGCTGAAGGCGCTGGTGAAGGGTGGCACCGAGGTCTGGCAATCGGCGGATCTGATGGGCGGCCCGGCGACCCTTGTGGCGGCAAGCGCCGAAGGCATGGATCTTCTGCTGCTCGATGCGCCACATCTCTATGACCGGGCGGGCTCGATCTATCTCGGACCTGACGGGGCAGACTGGCCCGATAACGCGCAGCGTTTCGCGGCACTCTCGCAGGTCGCGGCCGAGGTTGCGACCGGTGCGGCAGAGCGCTGGCGCCCGGATGTCGTACATGCGCATGACTGGCAGGCGGGGCTCATCCCGGCCTATCTCAGCCAGCAGGCGGGCGTTGTGCCTCCGACCCTGATGACCATCCACAACATCGCGTTTCAGGGGCTTTTTGACCCGGCACTGATGCCTGAGCTTGGTCTTGACGAGCGCCACTTTGACCGGGAGGGCGCGGAATTCTGGGGCCGTCTGGGGTTTCTCAAGGCCGGTCTTGCGATGTGTGATGCGATCACGACCGTCAGCCCGACCTATGCGCGCGAGCTGATGACGCCCGAGTTTGGCATGGGGCTGGAAGGGCTTTTGCAGGCCCGTGCGGGTGATCTGACCGGCATCCTCAACGGCATCGACACCGATGTCTGGAACCCGGAAACAGACGGGGCGCTGACGGCGGGCTATTCGGCAAAAGCGCTCAAAAACAAGACCAGAAATCGCAAAACAGTTCTCACCCGGTTTGATCTGGACAAAAACCCTACAGGGCCGCTTTTCTGTGTGATCAGCCGTCTGACCACCCAGAAGGGCCTTGATCTGCTTCTGGACGCGGTGCCCGCACTTGTCGCACGCGGCGCGCGCCTTGCGGTACTGGGCAGCGGCGACAAAGACCTTGAGGCAGGCTTTGTTGCTGCCTCTCACCGGCATCCCGGATCGGTGGGTGTGATTATCGGCTATGACGAGCCCCTGTCGCATCTGATGCAGGGTGGCAGTGATGCCATCCTGATCCCCTCACGGTTCGAGCCCTGCGGCCTCACGCAGCTTTACGGCATGCGCTATGGCACACTGCCGGTCGTGGCGCGCACCGGTGGTCTGGCCGACACGGTAATTGACGCCAATGAGGCAGCCCTGACAGCAGGTGTCGCCACCGGCGTGCAGTTCGCCCCGGTGACGGCGCAGGCGCTGATCCACGCGGTCACACGCACCTGCGATCTCTTTGCGCAACCGCGCGTCTGGACGGGCATGATGCGTCGCGCCATGCGGCATCCGGTGGGCTGGGATACGTCTGCTTCGGCCTATATGGACTTATATGAAGCGCTGCGTCAGCGCGGGTAG
- the glgC gene encoding glucose-1-phosphate adenylyltransferase — MNNESQRLAHQTMAFVLAGGRGSRLYELTDRRAKPAMYFGGKSRIIDFPLSNAVNSGIRRIGVATQYKAHSLIRHLQRGWSFFRAERNESLDILPASQQMNDENWYKGTADAVAQNRDIIEGYAPKYIVILAGDHIYKQDYSLMIKHHVDSGADVTVGCIEVPRMEASAFGVMAVDTEDRILEFVEKPKDPPAMPNDPDHALASMGIYVFETEYLFRIMDECAADPDYGHDFGGDVIPRIVKNGLAVAHPFSRSCVRTDNEDGSYWRDVGTVDAFWQANIDLTDFDPDLDLYDTEWPIWTYSELTPPAKFIHNEEGRRGHAVSSMVSGGCIISGSQLDRCFLFTGVRTHSYSELKGVVAMPYVEINRKARLTNVVIDRGVTIPTGLVVGEDPELDAKRFRRTDNGICLITQPMIDKLDL, encoded by the coding sequence ATGAACAATGAATCGCAAAGGCTCGCGCACCAGACGATGGCCTTCGTGCTGGCCGGAGGACGGGGTAGCCGGCTCTATGAACTCACCGACAGACGCGCAAAACCGGCGATGTATTTCGGCGGCAAAAGCCGGATCATCGATTTTCCGCTCTCCAATGCGGTTAACTCAGGCATCCGCCGGATCGGGGTTGCCACCCAGTACAAGGCCCATTCGCTGATCCGCCACCTGCAGCGCGGCTGGAGCTTTTTCCGTGCCGAGCGCAACGAAAGCCTCGATATTCTGCCCGCCTCTCAGCAGATGAACGATGAGAACTGGTATAAGGGCACCGCAGATGCCGTCGCCCAGAATCGCGACATTATCGAAGGCTATGCGCCAAAATACATCGTCATCCTCGCTGGTGATCATATCTACAAGCAGGATTACTCGCTGATGATCAAGCATCACGTGGACAGCGGGGCGGATGTGACCGTGGGCTGTATCGAGGTGCCGCGCATGGAGGCGAGCGCCTTCGGCGTGATGGCCGTCGATACCGAAGACCGCATCCTGGAGTTCGTCGAAAAGCCCAAAGATCCGCCCGCAATGCCCAACGATCCCGATCACGCGCTGGCCAGCATGGGGATCTATGTCTTCGAGACGGAATATCTTTTCCGGATCATGGACGAATGCGCAGCCGACCCGGACTATGGCCATGATTTTGGCGGCGATGTGATCCCGCGGATCGTGAAGAACGGCCTTGCCGTCGCGCATCCTTTCAGCCGGTCCTGCGTTCGGACGGACAATGAAGACGGCTCTTACTGGCGCGATGTGGGCACGGTAGATGCCTTCTGGCAGGCCAATATCGATCTGACGGATTTTGACCCGGATCTCGATCTATACGACACAGAATGGCCGATCTGGACGTACTCCGAGCTCACCCCACCTGCGAAATTCATCCACAACGAAGAGGGGCGGCGCGGGCACGCGGTTTCATCAATGGTCTCGGGGGGCTGCATCATTTCCGGCTCACAGCTTGACCGTTGTTTCCTCTTCACGGGTGTGCGGACGCATTCCTATTCCGAGCTGAAAGGCGTCGTGGCGATGCCCTATGTGGAGATCAATCGCAAAGCGCGTCTGACCAATGTTGTAATCGACCGCGGGGTGACCATCCCGACCGGTCTTGTGGTGGGTGAGGATCCCGAGCTTGACGCGAAACGCTTCCGGCGGACCGACAATGGCATCTGCCTGATCACACAGCCGATGATCGATAAGCTGGATCTCTGA
- the glgB gene encoding 1,4-alpha-glucan branching protein GlgB, giving the protein MSLSDHDKHELLAGRHADPFSVLGLHEVDGKLTLRVFVPGASDVAAVDVKTGRKIVALAAVEDAPGLFEGVAARRKKPFEYHLTVGADGHSWIADDPYRFGPVMGELDEHLIGEGAHRRLWEVLGAHVMTHQGVAGTHFAVWAPNAMRVSVIGDFNAWDGRRNPMRRRGATGVWEIFTPGVGDGEIYKYEILDANGTLMPQKADPVGFGSEHPPRTGSVVRETGGYTWRDDAWMSRRGAVQRFDKPISVYEVHLGSWRRVPEEGNRPLSYREHAEQLVGYARDLGFTHLELMPVSEFPFDGSWGYQPVGLFAPTIRHGTFDEFRAFVDACHAADIGLILDWVPGHFPEDPHGLGRFDGTALYEHADRREGFHPDWNTLVYNYGRAEVANYLIANALYWLEEHHIDGLRVDAVASMLYRDYSRKEGEWVPNKHGGRENLEAIDFMRNMNTAAYGESDGVMTIAEESTAFPGVSAPADAGGLGFGFKWNMGWMNDTLSYMSEDPVHRKFHHSKMTFGLHYAFSENFILPLSHDEVVHGKGSLLARMPGEGGDKFANLRAYYGFMWGHPGKKLLFMGGEFAQPAEWNHDSSLDWHLLDHHNHKGMQSLVRDLNRFYTTTPALYELDAKPEGFEWVEEDNADESVLVWLRKGRGDTPPVLVVSNFTPVERPARRIGVPEPGRWAERINTNAEAYGGDGRGNMGGVHSEEIAASGRPVSVTVTLPPLTTLFFELER; this is encoded by the coding sequence ATGAGCCTCTCAGATCACGATAAACACGAGCTTCTCGCAGGCCGGCACGCCGATCCCTTTTCGGTCCTCGGCCTGCATGAGGTGGACGGAAAACTCACGCTGCGCGTCTTTGTGCCCGGCGCATCCGACGTGGCTGCGGTGGATGTCAAAACCGGTCGCAAAATCGTGGCACTGGCAGCCGTCGAGGATGCGCCGGGGCTCTTTGAAGGCGTGGCCGCGCGCCGCAAGAAGCCGTTTGAGTATCACCTGACGGTGGGCGCTGACGGGCACTCCTGGATTGCCGACGATCCGTATCGTTTCGGCCCGGTCATGGGCGAGCTTGATGAACACCTGATCGGCGAGGGCGCGCACCGCAGGCTCTGGGAAGTTCTGGGGGCCCATGTGATGACCCATCAGGGCGTTGCGGGCACGCATTTCGCGGTCTGGGCACCGAATGCCATGCGCGTTTCGGTTATCGGGGATTTCAACGCCTGGGACGGGCGCCGCAACCCGATGCGCAGACGCGGGGCGACCGGTGTCTGGGAGATTTTCACGCCCGGTGTGGGCGACGGCGAGATTTATAAATACGAAATCCTCGATGCAAACGGCACGCTCATGCCACAGAAAGCCGACCCTGTGGGCTTCGGGTCAGAACATCCGCCGCGCACGGGCTCGGTGGTGCGGGAAACCGGCGGGTACACATGGCGGGACGACGCCTGGATGTCACGCCGGGGAGCCGTGCAGCGGTTCGATAAACCGATCTCGGTCTATGAGGTACATCTGGGGTCCTGGCGGCGCGTGCCGGAAGAGGGCAACAGACCGCTGAGCTACCGCGAGCATGCAGAGCAGCTTGTCGGCTATGCCAGGGACCTGGGCTTTACGCATCTGGAGCTGATGCCGGTCTCCGAGTTTCCTTTTGACGGCTCATGGGGCTATCAGCCTGTCGGGCTCTTTGCGCCCACGATCCGGCACGGCACGTTTGACGAATTCCGCGCCTTTGTGGATGCCTGTCACGCAGCTGACATCGGGCTTATCCTCGACTGGGTGCCGGGCCACTTCCCCGAAGACCCGCACGGCCTTGGCCGTTTCGACGGCACCGCTCTTTATGAACACGCCGACCGGCGCGAAGGGTTTCACCCCGACTGGAACACGCTGGTTTATAACTACGGACGCGCCGAAGTGGCGAATTACCTGATCGCCAACGCGCTTTACTGGCTGGAAGAACATCATATCGACGGGCTGCGTGTGGATGCGGTCGCCTCGATGCTTTATCGCGATTACTCGCGGAAAGAAGGCGAATGGGTGCCCAACAAACACGGCGGTCGCGAGAACCTCGAAGCCATCGATTTCATGCGAAACATGAACACGGCCGCCTATGGCGAGAGCGACGGGGTTATGACCATTGCCGAGGAATCGACGGCCTTTCCGGGCGTGTCTGCTCCTGCGGATGCGGGCGGCCTGGGGTTTGGATTCAAATGGAACATGGGCTGGATGAACGACACGCTGAGTTATATGTCCGAAGACCCGGTGCATCGCAAATTCCACCACTCAAAGATGACCTTCGGTCTGCACTATGCCTTCAGCGAGAATTTCATTCTGCCGTTGAGCCATGACGAGGTCGTGCATGGCAAAGGCTCGCTGCTGGCGCGCATGCCGGGCGAGGGCGGAGATAAATTCGCCAACCTGCGCGCTTATTACGGGTTCATGTGGGGCCATCCGGGCAAGAAACTGCTCTTTATGGGGGGCGAATTTGCACAGCCTGCTGAGTGGAACCATGACAGCAGCCTCGACTGGCACCTGCTTGATCACCATAACCACAAGGGCATGCAGAGCCTGGTGCGTGATCTCAATCGCTTTTATACCACCACGCCCGCGCTTTATGAGCTTGATGCAAAGCCTGAGGGATTTGAGTGGGTTGAGGAAGACAATGCAGACGAATCCGTGCTTGTATGGTTGCGGAAGGGGCGCGGGGACACGCCGCCTGTGCTTGTGGTGTCGAACTTCACCCCAGTGGAAAGACCGGCGCGGCGGATCGGTGTGCCGGAACCCGGTCGGTGGGCCGAGCGTATTAACACGAATGCCGAAGCCTACGGAGGAGACGGGCGCGGCAATATGGGGGGCGTTCACTCGGAAGAGATCGCGGCATCCGGTCGCCCTGTCTCGGTCACTGTGACGCTGCCGCCGCTTACGACGCTGTTTTTCGAACTTGAGCGCTGA